One stretch of Sandaracinaceae bacterium DNA includes these proteins:
- a CDS encoding VOC family protein — MTPFHLAFPVTDLEATERFYVDLLGCRVGRRDAKWIDFDFHGHQISAHLIDAPLEGGAANEVDGDQVPVRHFGAVLAWDAWEAMAAKLEAAGVAFSIAPRVRFEGEPGEQGTFFVRDPSGNAIELKTFRDLRDLFRAE; from the coding sequence ATGACTCCTTTCCATCTCGCTTTCCCCGTGACCGATCTCGAGGCGACCGAGCGCTTCTACGTGGACCTGCTCGGGTGTCGGGTGGGCCGTCGGGACGCGAAGTGGATCGACTTCGACTTCCACGGTCACCAGATCAGCGCCCACCTCATCGACGCGCCGCTCGAGGGAGGCGCGGCCAACGAGGTCGACGGGGACCAGGTCCCCGTGCGCCACTTCGGGGCCGTGCTGGCCTGGGACGCGTGGGAGGCGATGGCCGCGAAGCTCGAGGCGGCCGGCGTCGCGTTCTCGATCGCGCCCCGGGTCCGCTTCGAGGGCGAGCCCGGTGAGCAGGGCACGTTCTTCGTGCGAGATCCCTCGGGCAACGCCATCGAGCTCAAGACCTTCCGCGATCTGCGCGACCTGTTCCGCGCCGAGTGA
- a CDS encoding pseudouridine synthase — protein MLSGQAHLYRIDELYRDDHMVIVNKPAGVSVHKGWDAAPVNLVKLVRNLMKRRVHPVHRLDRPTSGALVFAFDGETAGMLQDHFREKTIEKRYLALVRGVTEEGGVVDHPIPRKPKGERVDAVTHYRRLAVALDRYSLVEARPETGRLHQIRRHMKHLSHPLICDTRYGDGRENDKFRHEFGLWRLALHAASIRFRHPHTGVPVDIQAPLPDDLRVPLERIGFVAGDYALA, from the coding sequence ATGCTGTCTGGACAAGCCCACCTCTATCGCATCGACGAGCTCTACCGCGACGATCACATGGTGATCGTCAACAAGCCGGCGGGGGTCTCGGTGCACAAGGGGTGGGACGCCGCGCCGGTCAACCTGGTCAAGCTCGTCCGGAACCTGATGAAGCGTCGCGTCCACCCCGTGCACCGCCTCGACCGGCCGACGAGCGGCGCGCTCGTCTTCGCGTTCGACGGTGAGACGGCCGGCATGCTGCAAGATCACTTTCGCGAGAAGACCATCGAGAAGCGCTACCTCGCGCTGGTCCGCGGGGTCACCGAAGAGGGTGGCGTCGTCGACCACCCCATCCCGCGCAAGCCCAAGGGCGAGCGCGTCGACGCCGTTACCCACTATCGGCGGCTCGCGGTCGCGCTCGATCGCTACTCGCTCGTCGAGGCCCGCCCCGAGACCGGGCGCCTCCACCAGATCCGCCGGCACATGAAGCACCTCAGCCACCCGCTGATCTGCGACACGCGCTACGGCGATGGACGCGAGAACGACAAGTTCCGTCACGAGTTCGGCCTCTGGCGCCTCGCCCTCCACGCCGCGTCGATCCGCTTTCGCCACCCCCACACCGGCGTGCCCGTCGACATCCAGGCCCCGCTCCCGGACGACCTGCGCGTCCCGCTCGAGCGCATCGGCTTCGTCGCGGGTGACTACGCGCTGGCCTGA
- a CDS encoding tetratricopeptide repeat protein, translated as MTDRPDEGDRWDAAQEGAERIREGDVDGALEELERLVIEQPDNEYAYFFLGTAHFEKGAFDKAMKAYVVALEKAPAYVGAMIHLGHTLRMLGRYDQALRMGQQVLARSKDDPDGLYLMGLTHYARGEEAASAAYLKRFLETGPEVEVAQEARGLLEIIEGKAQPLDDPED; from the coding sequence ATGACGGACCGACCGGACGAGGGCGATCGCTGGGACGCGGCCCAAGAGGGCGCAGAGCGGATCCGCGAGGGAGACGTGGACGGCGCGCTCGAGGAGCTGGAGCGGCTCGTGATCGAGCAGCCCGACAACGAGTACGCGTACTTCTTCCTCGGCACCGCCCACTTCGAGAAGGGCGCGTTCGACAAGGCGATGAAGGCCTACGTCGTCGCGCTCGAGAAGGCCCCCGCGTACGTCGGCGCGATGATCCACCTCGGCCACACGCTCCGCATGCTCGGCCGCTACGATCAGGCGCTGCGCATGGGTCAGCAGGTGCTCGCCCGCAGCAAGGACGACCCGGACGGGCTCTACTTGATGGGCCTGACGCACTACGCGCGAGGCGAGGAGGCGGCGTCGGCCGCCTACCTGAAGCGCTTCCTCGAGACGGGTCCCGAGGTCGAGGTCGCTCAGGAGGCGCGAGGCCTGCTCGAGATCATCGAGGGCAAGGCCCAGCCGCTCGACGACCCAGAGGACTGA